The genomic stretch AAAGGTATGTTGAGTTTTTGCAAAAATGCAATGCTAGAAGTATTATTCTCCAATGGAGTCACTTGGAGATTATCCCACACAATAAATTTTGATTTCCACGTCACAAATCCTACAGCTGATTCAATTGTGCCATATGGAGATCTTGGATCAAATAGATTCATTGCTCTACTTTTTTGATATGAATAGTCGATTACCACACCATTATTACAATACCTATAAGTAGGAGCATCTTGCTCACAAAGCTTTTTCAGAGGCTGTTTCACACAACCAAATTGAGGAGTCACTTTGGGATTTCTTATAGGAGTCCCTAGAGGTATAATCACTATCAAGCATGAAAAATAGAGTTCATTCACACTTTTTTTCAAGTTATTCATACATCCAATGCAATAATTTCCATTCAATTGCTCTACAATAGTTCCTATAGGTGCTGTCAGGAAACTGAATAGAAAATCAACAAAATCTCTCTCAACTTCAGCATACACTATTTTCTTCTTTGATTTGCTTATAGTTACCTTAAGAGCCATAACAGTAGTAGTGGAAGGAACATCAGAAAGTGGAGTCCTTGAAGACAAAGTGCACTTACATGGAAATTTACTATTTGCCAAGAATACATCACTGAGAGGAGACTTGGAGGTTAGTGCTTTCCTTAATAAGTCCAAAATCTATTGACAGAATGCAGAAAAATAAATGAGAATTAGTTTTTTTTTCAATCACAACAAAAAGAAACTTTGATAGGTAAAGTATAAAACACTGTATTACCTCATTTAAACCGACTATTGCGGACATATGTGTAAGCTTGTTGATGTTTTTGTAACCAAGTTGTTGGAGCTGGTGAAGGGTGTTACCAGGAAAGCTTCGGAGCACTTTTAAATCATCGAAAATTAAATATAAAGTTTGTTTCTCAACAAAAACACAATCGCTATTACTAAATTCTCTATGCAACTTAATTTCTTTGTCCATCAATTTCCCACAAGAACAACTAGCACCAGCAAAAGTACTCAACAAACCCTTTCCTTCAACACAGGTGCTACAAATGAAGTACTTTGTAGGTTCTGAATCATCCACATTCACCTTCAGTTTCTGGCAATAAGACTCAGAATCGTTGCGTGGATAAAGCAACATTTTTTTGCAGATACGGTTAAAGAAAACCTCATCACTGCTATTTTCCACACTCTTGTAAAGATTACGTATGCAACCAAATGTTTCTTGCTCTTGTTGATTCTTGAAGACAAGCCTAGTGATAGTTCCTAATGGAAGTGTGAGAAAACTAAACAAAGTGTCGACGAAGTCACCGTTTGCTTCAGCCACAACTACACGATTTTTTTCTTTGTCCACTAAAAGAGTCAAATGAAGCTTTTGTTCTTGTTCTTGCTTGGAAGCCATCACAAAACTGTTAACAACAGTGAAAATATTAGGGTTTCAATAGAATGCAACATAGTATAAATACTAAAAGTTTGGAAAGACCGAATTACCCTTATAAAGATACCATAAAATAATAATGTAATAATAATATCTAACAAAAACAATAACCACAAAACAACAACGGAAATATTTGGATGGTAGCTGATATGTAAGAGATGCAATGAAGATGAAAAGGCACCTAAGAACGAAGGAATGAACTAATTAACATTGGAAGATTAAAAAAACACTTAGATTCATTACATTAATGAATTGGTTGATAATTGTTGTACTGGGAAGGGGCGCACCGATTCAACTCCAGTGACTCTTCTTCCCTTCTCATTCAATTCTAATAAAATAGCTAATGCTTAGGTCACAAGTTAATCCAATTATAATAAAAAATGCTAATGCTTAAGTCACAAATTAATTCAATTATAGTAATAAAAAAGCTAATGCTTAGTCATATACCATTATTTAATCCAAGCATATTTACTTTACTTTACTTTTTATAGGTATAATATAACATGTCTTTCTAATCTCACCGACTTCACCACCATTGAGTTGATTCCACTCGTGCATTATTCCATTTGTGACAACAATTCGACATTGTGGTAACCCTTGAAAAAGAACCTGCGGTGATATGTGTAATGTCGATTCAGTTTTTGCTGAGTTTGTTTTTGTGAATTCTGTAATAATTTGTAAATTATGTAAGTATTGGATTGTGTTGCTGCTGGCCTTTTAAATTTGCATTGCgtattgttgcttttgttctttTTAACTTGCATTGCGTAGTGTTACAGTTGTTCACAGAGAGAGAAAGAAAAGGTCACAAAAGAGAGCATTAATATCATGAGAAAGGATAATCCTCCGGCAAAATCTATGCCTAGACCGAATTTTGCTGCTAATGGATATGGCTAACactaaaataatatttttataaaataaaatataaaaaatattattttattatttttttatataaaataatattaatataaaattgTGTGATTAATCAACTTCATAATTTTAATATTATGATGTCTATTAATTAATTTTGGTGTActaataaaaattatttttaacaTCCGGACGTTATTAACCAACTTCATCACTTTATTAcctttttatattttattaatcaatttttttacatttttattaattaatattattttattacTCTAAAGATAATGTTCACGGATAATGTTCATGTACTATTCATACATTGTTTATATACcatttatatattatttttaattttaaaaaaaataccATTTACTATATAAATACGGTATATGTATTTAGTGTAAAATACGGTATATGAAAAGCATAAGTATAATATTATAAGATATACAATTTTGTTTACTTTTGATATgattcttttttatttttaatgtCATGACATGTGTCATTAAGTAATTTGATTgtattttaattttcaaaaaagAGAGAAGAAATTGGTCAAGATAGTGTGGTGGGGCGCGACTGTTCTTTCTTTAATTTGTTATTTTGATTGTATTTTGGTTGTCATTTTATTTTGACTTGTTTGAGCTTTGGTTTGTAATTTAATATTGGTTATTATTTTTTACTTCATTACATTTTAAATTGGATATTTTAATCCCTGAATTCGACAGTTTTATGTCGTTATATTGCTGAAATTTCGATACATGGATTGTGATATTTCGTCGCGTTATAACTTTTGCTTACAACATTTCACTCATGTTGTCATTACACACAAACTGTCTTTGAGCAGTTAACTTTGCATTTTACTCATGACTCAATAGAATTGATTTGATACAATCTCAAATCTTATTTTCGATTAAGCATAACATTAAACCTCTTTTCTTAACAAACACAAAAGGTGAGGATCCTTCGAGTCTCGCATTCCCTGAATCCTCGAATAATCGGTCTTGAGGCACACGTCTTGGGAGTGTCGTTTATTCATCCTTTCGCTTCTAAAATGCCTAACATAAATTTGGACAAAAAGATGGGCCATTGGAGTCTAGCATTCTAGTAGAACCTTTGAACAATATTTTGAATGTTCGTTGTCCATCAAATAATTTCTTAAATGCATTGAATGAAAAAGTATCATTGGAGTCTAGCATTCCGGTAATACCCTGAATAGTTAATCCTGAGGCTCACGTCTCGTTCTCATCAAACATTCGTCATTCACTTATAAAGCATACAAGTCGTGTTTTACCGTTATAATGTGATTGAAAACCTTTCACAAGAAAACATTTGTTTAATCCCTTCTAACGCGTACAAACTAGCGTTTAAGCCTCCATCGTGAGTAATCAAGCCATGTTTTACCGTTAGAATGCGATCTAGATAGGTTTCCAATCATAACAAACTTTAATCAATCAAAtctcttttcaaaaagaacaacGCTTAATCATTTTTAATGCGTATACAAACCAACACTTAAGTCTCCCCCGCGAGCATGCAAGCCAACATTTAACCATTAGATTGCGATTTAAACACTTGTTCACTAAAACACACTCAACCAATCAAGCATATCTTTTCTCGCCCATGTACGATTGAAACATTTTCACAAACGGATACTATTTAGTCCTTTCTAATGCGTACACAAACTAGCACTTAAGCCTCCCATGTGCAAGCATACATCTAAATGTTTAAAACTGCTAAAACGCGATCAAACATGATCATTTCTACCGCAAGATAGACAAACGCTAAGTCTCTCATCCACGAGCAAACAAGTCAATGTTTAACCGTTAGAATGTGACCTAAACATATGTCCATTAAAACCAATCAACCAACACTCTTGGCTACCAAGAACTGCGTATctttgagttctccatcgcacctAGAGATACATAGGAGCGAGATTCACGTCTCATTAAGCACTATAAtaaaaaacaccaaaaatatattttgtcttgcgcagaactacgtagctttgaattcctcattgtacCTGAGGAAATGTAGGAGCAAGACTCGCAATCTTGTCAAGTAGTCTAATAAAAACATTTTTACGGTCCCTTTTTCTTTAACACATTCAATAACTcaaagaaaacaattaacataagcCAACATTCAATCGCAAGTTAAATTAAAAGGTTTTCGTTGAGTATAATGGACGTGAGGgttgctaataccttccccttgcataatcgactcccgaacctgaatttggttgcgaagaccattttatttttctatttaaaggttttatcaatattttccctttccttcattggaataaataaagtttggtgaCGACTCTGTTCAAATCATTTTTTCTGCGACCATCACGAAGGAttgtatttttcgagatgcgacaactggcgactctgttggTGATTATGCTCTAAGAAAGAGATAGTCAAGCCCAACTTAGGTAACCTTGTGATAAATGTTGGCTTTGCTTAATTGTTTTCTTCACGCTGTATATGCTTGCTTTCTTATTCTGCTTTCTCTTTTCATATTATATGTTCATTATCATGCTTATCTGTGGGATTTGAGATGATATCATGAATAAATCTCTACACCCAAGCtttggaaaaagaagagagaacacATAGTTTATATAGTTAGAAGGTATGTAGTGTTGGTCTCCAAGGAACACTCCTTGTGTTCCTATCATGAAGACTTCCCCTAGAGTATACCTTTTCATATATCTCGTTGTAAGACAACTAGTCAATCGCATGACGTTGATTCATGAAGAGTCAATGACTATGGGAACCCCTTTTAGGACCAATTTACATCTTGGTGGTTGCATAATTTTAGTCTCTAAGGACCTCTCCTTGTGTGCCTAATACGAAGACCCCACCCAGGATAAACCTTTTCGCCACTCTCGTCATAAAACGGCTAGCCTGTTGCAGGATGTTGATACGATTAAcatccatgactctgggaaccttatCCAAAACCTCAGAGTCAGCCTTGTGAGCGGTTTATAGGTAGAAAGCGTATAATTGTCCGCTATAGGGGCCTACCTGATTGGTTGTTCTATGATACTCATGATACCCAAGATCCTAACTATAACTGTGTGACGGTAAAATTTTTGAGtttaagctattgattaacttaactcataaagcaagagtcgccatcgcacttttattatttctaaaggaaagggaaaaagaacgaacaaaatccaaagaagttttaaaataaaactaataaaaaaagaGATAAGGGTACGGGGGTTAGCTATGCAAATAGAAGGTATTAACTTCCTAAACATCTAcagtactctataggaacctctttgaaaatctATGTATTTTGGCTtaaaaatggtgttgtttgcaaatgattggggagatgagaaaagaaatgttttttttacaatttttatgTTTGTCAAGACTTTTggagtctcatgcctacgtaccaacaaagtgaaatgaatgatcaaaacctcgtagttcatgataaaaataacaaaagatgtttgttttgtttcattttttatgaaaaggtattttgtcattttaaggaaAATACTCAACTAGTCATCCACAAGTATGAGAATTTTTCATCACCATagagaagggctccaacttggataaaaatcaacaagtatgtcactagctctcttggatggaaaataattattatcaatactatggggatataagaattacatctcaactatggaaatgagTCATGTCTAAGCTTTGagaaaagtttaaaagaaaaagtgcaccaagggcacaaaatgatttaaatgagttacgcattttttagtcttttgaaattggcCTGAATATGCTTAAGCtgtattagcatttattaagaaaaatgttttgaaaattacttgacaaaagtcaaggtttattgagaaaatggttCAAATTTAAAACAAAAGAGGAGAGGAGTGGAGAaaaagagactatcctagagcataaagtaaaagctagaGAGGAAATATTTAAGCAAGAGATAACAAGCTTTATGACATGAGTCGAGCAAGAATTtcctcctttggattaagcctcaagcaagccaaataagaAAAGAATAAATCATGTATAAGATGAAACCAGGATAATCaaaccaagtcttcaaaagaagtccaaagtcaaaggtaccgGATTAATCTCAAGGTCTCAACTCATCAACTCCCAAAGCAAGGGTCAAGATCTTAGTcctaagtccataactccacaacaatgctaaggatagtaaccataagtccatgaatcaagagaatcatttttttagggtttttcctttattaatgtctttaaaaGAAAGAGAAATCAAAGTGGACAAAGAGTAAAAGAGAATGAACATAAATAATATTgtatgagatgctaaaataaaagcataaaataaatgacaaaatgataaagaacataagataaatgacattaaagtaaagttaatacaaaataatgttagtaataaaaaagggaaagacaatttgtcatttttagagaacactcaactattcatccacaagcatgaaaatatgaacctttacatcatctatgagaagggctccaacttggataaaatcaacaagtatgtcactagtTCACATAAGTGAAAAGGAACCAATATTTTTCAAACAATACCATAAGGAGTaggagacttgcaatctcacttataaaaaaAAACTTTCTTTCGGGACAAACAATACCATAAGGAGTAGGAGACTAGCACCAACAaaagtgtaacaccccaaaatttgccctcctcattcatgcattcactttttaggtcatttagcatttcatgcCATATTGCATCGcgtcaatcagaattagctccaagaagctcgaacatcatccaggacactttgtgggttctacttagacGGTCAGTTAACGCAAGGAATAAACTTGAGGTACTATCAACAGGTCTAATTTAGGCCTATTCACCGTACAAATCGCCAAGCTGGAAGAAGCgagaatctgctgctgagctgtcatgctcgctaggcgagcagatgcttcgcctagcgaagagtactgtcatgctcgctaggcgagcaaatcctttgctaggcgaagggcgcgcattTCAGAAAAAATCAGAAAGTGTTGGGCCtgagctgtcctcattcaaagcccacaagctgcgaaatttggcctataaataccaTAGTAGTCAATGAAATAAACCCTGAACACTGGCTGGacagaaaagaccagagactggagaaagaaacctaggaactactctgcagcaaccttcaggcagctctgagaagttcactccgcctcacacgaaccctaatactactttgcagatccggccgtaccattcaatcctaatcagtctctctcatcagctggagagatttcaaggtttcttgctcctttaactgctatagcttcggatctttatccgtgtggtaattttttccctttctcgtactttatcgctttcttagctggaagacctcgatag from Lathyrus oleraceus cultivar Zhongwan6 chromosome 7, CAAS_Psat_ZW6_1.0, whole genome shotgun sequence encodes the following:
- the LOC127100331 gene encoding uncharacterized protein LOC127100331, producing MASKQEQEQKLHLTLLVDKEKNRVVVAEANGDFVDTLFSFLTLPLGTITRLVFKNQQEQETFGCIRNLYKSVENSSDEVFFNRICKKMLLYPRNDSESYCQKLKVNVDDSEPTKYFICSTCVEGKGLLSTFAGASCSCGKLMDKEIKLHREFSNSDCVFVEKQTLYLIFDDLKVLRSFPGNTLHQLQQLGYKNINKLTHMSAIVGLNEILDLLRKALTSKSPLSDVFLANSKFPCKCTLSSRTPLSDVPSTTTVMALKVTISKSKKKIVYAEVERDFVDFLFSFLTAPIGTIVEQLNGNYCIGCMNNLKKSVNELYFSCLIVIIPLGTPIRNPKVTPQFGCVKQPLKKLCEQDAPTYRYCNNGVVIDYSYQKSRAMNLFDPRSPYGTIESAVGFVTWKSKFIVWDNLQVTPLENNTSSIAFLQKLNIPLDDLEEHEVRIGKKEALYLLGASLTSNGAALTEALFHLIKVPKEETN